The following DNA comes from Octopus bimaculoides isolate UCB-OBI-ISO-001 chromosome 8, ASM119413v2, whole genome shotgun sequence.
agtaggaatttttaagcattgaatgaCAACGAGGGAGTCCAAAGATAAAATATGATCGAGACCCACCAGTTtaaacatggtggtggtggtgctggtgtagCTATGGTAGTGACGGTGGGGTTCTAgtcatggtagtggtgatggggaaGCGAGTGCGGCGATAGCGGTGGTGTTGGCGGCGACAtggttgagatgatgatgatggtggtggtgttgatgtagtaattgtagtggtggtggtgacgacggtAGTGGTTGGTGATCCGGTGCAGGCGGCGGCGGGGTTGTTGTTAGCTCCGGTATTGATGACGTAAGTGAGGAATGAGGTCAGAGACGATCATTCATTGACAGCGTGCTTGACTTAGTTCGTAGCACGTGATCAGGAAATGGAGTGAACCAGCCTGGGGATTCACCTGTGTTGATAGGTGCGTGCGTGAGTcggcatataaatgtgtgtgtgtgtgtgtttatgtaaagacttttatatgtatgtgtgcttcttgtatgttgttgtgtgtgagaaagagtgagaggcggtatgggtgtgcgtgtgtgactttctgttttctcagtttcttttcattttgaattgGCACCACGCACCacgccgacaccaccaccactactatgaaTCACTACTTCAaccactactgctattactaccaccaacactactatgGGCCGTCGGAGGAACCTATGTGGGctcttgatctgttagaaatagcagccaaatcactcttAAATCATCACACCCTactgttttctgttgttgtttttctgttttgtttttttaagacacGTTGATCTTGGCTTTCCTGCATATAgggtaaacaataaaagaattacatttagAATCCCTTTGATCTTAGATCTTCCCGATCAGAGTCGACTTGGAGTTAAGAACAAGACTACCACCACCCATACCACTATAACCATTACAGTCACTTAGAACACTTacagctatcaccaccaccaccactaccactttgTTTACTATATCTATTGAAGCTGTTGTTTTTTACGCaccagttgttttttttaaaacctaactgctgatgtgtgtgtgtatatatgtgtgNNNNNNNNNNTTTTTTTAAAACCTAactgctgatgtgtgtgtgtatatatgtgtgtgtgtgtgtgtgtgtgtgtagatatgtacacatttgcagatgtatatgtatatccgtatTATACATATGGTCACAAAAGACAGTCATTATTATCTTTGTTATATAAaactgttgtgtgtatatatatttgcagatatTCGTATTGTGCATATAGTTACAATAGATGTAATATCCGTATCATTGTGTTTGCTATATACTTCCATATATGTCTATTGTGCATATTAGTAACAAAGACATCCATCATGTTTTcatgatgtttgtatatatttataggcatggGCGGACTGAGCCGTCGGTCAATCGGTCATCGCCCGAGAGCCCGGAGCTCTGAGGGGCCCGCACTCTCTATGTTAACTCTactaaaacacacattcaaagggGCCCGGTAAACAGTTATGCCCTAGGGCCCTTAATGCTCTCAATCCGCCCGTTTACTGGTgtaattatatattgtgtatgtatgtgttggcactccgtctcttacgacgtcgagggttccagttgatcggatcaacggaacagcctgctcgtgaaattaacgtgcaagtggctgagcactccacagacacgtgtacccttaacgtagttctcggggatattcagcgtgacacagtgtgactagactgaccctttgaattacaggcacaacagaaacaggaagaaagagtgagagaaagttgtggtggaggagtacagcagggttcgccaccatcccctgccggaatctcgtggagcttgaggtgttttcgctcaataaacactcacaacgcccggtctgggaatcgaaaccgcgatcctatgaccgcgagtccgcttctcTAACCACAAGGAAAGAATAGTTCAGATtatggcatttatttatttaaaacataagGGTAGAATTGTTACAGCTGTATAGATTGACTTGACACCAGTTGTTTACCTGTTTATGCTTtgattatattatacatgtgccTGCTCAACTGAAATACTGCCTGCAGTCAATCTTCGTTAGGCTGTTAtgacagccttttttttttagttgcaaGTCAGTCTGAGCACTAACTCTATGTGCATATTTCTTTACACCATCAAACGTAATATTACCTATAGattgtatatacatagttatttctgtatatatgttcgGTGCGATGTCTGTTGTTCCCTGGGTAAGCCAATTTGTGGTTTGAACTGGTAGAGTATCAGACGAAATGACTTCTGACATTTAAGTGAATCCATTTATGTTCTGGGTGGAGGTGCGTAGTTAGACTCATGAtagcaagattgtggtttcgattcctggaccaggtgacgcgttgtgttcctgagcaaaatacttcatttcacattgctccagtccactcagctagcaaaaatgagtaacgctgcaatggactggcgtcccatccaggtgagtAATTTACACATCATGGAAACCGAGAAACTTCCCTTATGAGttggtatgactcgagaaggtaacttcacctttatttatgttttgggttcaaatcctgccgaggttaaTTTTTGCTTTCGATGTAGTCACTTGATTTGATCACTGTTACAACTACTATATCTCCCTCAACATATTCCACATTAAAATTACTGTTGTGTTACCAGCGTTTCATTTCATTGCTATAATGTACAGGAGAATAAGGGCTTTgggctggcagaatagttagaacatcagacaaaatgcagaAGCTTTTCTTTCAGCTTCACATGCCAACTtcaaaaatcgaccccaggacttattctttgtgagcctagtacttattctatcggatctcttttgccgaaccgctaagttacggggatgcaaacacacctgcatcggttgtcaagcgatgttggggggggggacaaacacagacacacacatacatatacatatatatgacgggcttctttcagtttccgtctaccaaatccactcacaaggctttggtcggcccgaggctatagtagaagacacttacccaaggtgccacggagtgggactgaacccggaacgatgtcgttcataagcaagctacttaccttacatccactcctatgcctatataaaatcatcatcatcatttaacgtctgttttcctgGATAGTTTGATTGGAGTTGGTAAGGCGAGGGTCTGCACCAGGCAccgttgtctgttctggcatgatttctatggctggatgcccttcctaacaccaaccactccactgagagtattgggtgctttttatgtggcatcagcatcagtgcttttaatgtggcatatatatatatatatatatatgctcctgtgcaggtggcacgtaaaagacaccatttgagtgtggccgttgccagtaccgcttgactggccttcgtgccggtgggaggtaaaagcacccactacactcttggagtggttggcattaggaaggacatccagctgtagaaactctgccaaatcagattggatactggtgtagccatctggtttcaccagtccccagtcaaatcgtccaacccatgctagcatggaaagcggacattaaacgatgatgatgatatatatatatatatatatgcatgtgtgtctgtatgtatggatggagtTGGTTATAACGTCTTCTTTATTTCAAGCAGCAATTGAGATGCATCTCACAATGCTGCAGCAAGAATCTCTGTCCATCAGCATTGGAAgatttttaatttacatattgTGTGTCTCTGCTATGTGCCATATTTTCTGGCACACAAGTGAATGTAGTATGTGgcataaacattcaaacatcttcACTATTTTTCCAAaccctgctgcatttcacattgaATTTTTTTGGCCctccaaaatttttatttttgtacaagTCAATCTATCTTTTAcggttgtaaattttggtctgaaaaatttgacttgtaagCCAGAAAATGCAGTAGCTGAGTGATCTTCATCCTCTCTTTAGGTTATGGGAACCACCAAAATATAACAACTGCTATGGTCTGTTGTTTAAGCATAATAGCAGTGGACAGCAAAGCTTACACTGCATTTAGCaacaatattttgtttgtcactgttatttatgacatcgttcgtgtgtttgtactggttttagctttagggttttagggttagggttcgggttttagagttagggttagttttaggattacggttagggttatgattatttttgccataaccttaactctaaccctataactcataaccataaccccaACCCTttccccaaccctaaccctaaaacccgaaccctaaccctaaaaccctaaacccttactagggaataatgatataactaAACAGGTAATAACACACAtgacaccgaacagcagtaactgtattcagctgaatagacgtcagtgattggttgaaattacagaaatacgacaactttaacatgaaataatttgcgatgtataattttttgttaagaaggttaagagaagaagttgttttatatgacacattctaccagtgtcccaagatTGAAAgcgtttcgttaagaaaacaagtgttgcccgtcaaatcagaaagatcccaaggctggccctttgaaatacaggtacaacagaaacaggaagaaagttgtggtgaaagagtacagcagtgttcgccaccatcctctgccggagcttcgtggagcttttaggtgtttttgctcaataaacactcacagtgcccggtctgggaattgaaaccacgatccgatgaccacgagtccgctgccttaaccactgggccattgtgcctccacagcaACAATATTACAGAGGAGTGAAATGCATATTGCTCACATTCATTGCAACACACTGTTAAaatgatagatatattatttagtacattgtttttttttcaaatataggcacaaggactgaaatttggggagaagaGGGTTAGATGATTGAAATGTTCCCGGTATttggctggtgcttattttatcaacccaagaaGAATGATGAAAGGTGAAGCTGACCTTGTTGCAGTCCTCTTGCTTAACAGTTCCTGTAGTACCATCCAGTCCATATCAGcacagaaaaatggacattaaatgatgatgatcatgtgtgtatatatatatatatatatatatatatatatatatatatatatcatagccaCCTTCTGGCAACTTTTTTGTCTTATAAAGGATAAATACACAATCTTTCTCTACTGTCCTCACAGCTTTACTGTGctcaaaatttacatttttgtttgcaatatatatatatatatattgatgtgtaatttgtaagatccaaggatctaggtgtaggaagttagtaagtttTGAGCAGTCTGTGgtaggtataaaaaaaataaactgtcaGGAACAATAGTAATTTATTGACGTTGAATGTTGTTGACTTTTCTCCATATCAAAGTTcgatgaaatgaaaaatgtttttttatagttCAGTTAGCAATGAGGGTTgttatgaatgcaaataaaaatccaagtCGAGGGAATGGGAGCTGGTAAaactagtgtttgtgtgtgagtgtatatattttatgtatgtatatcttattgttctctttttttgCAGGAATGCAATGATACTGAGCGTGATGCCGCTGAAATGTTACTCTCCCTCACTTCGAGAGACAACCGGCTTATGTACCACCACAACCCACCCTGTACACCCCCTGATGTCAGTAGCTCAGTCATTAATCCAATCAATGGCACTAATGATATTGTTTATGCGCGTAACTCATCCAGACTGGAGCAGGTAAGAAGACATTTTTATTAGTGActgtatgtttctttgttttgtctacTCATAGACTTCAgtctttattcattattattattattattattattattattattgttgttattaaaaagGGTTGACGTAactctttctcaagttcaaaccaaaagaacagccgcaagagaggtaagccctgttcattgtgcaacaacatgagtgaagtgaataccatcaaaaatcataatagaaatgttatgatttatacagaagggggaACCTGCAAAGATTCCCATTTAGTGTACGGTGCAGAATGCACAAAAcataacttgatttatgttggttgtacaacggaacaattaaacaaaaggtttaatgggcacagattcgacgtcaggcacaagaacagtagttcaacagaacttgctgaacgtttcgtttcaagcggctgcNNNNNNNNNNNNNNNNNNNNNNNNNNNNNNNNNNNNNNNNNNNNNNNNNNNNNNNNNNNNNNNNNNNNNNNNNNNNNNNNNNNNNNNNNNNNNNNNNNNNNNNNNNNNNNNNNNNNNNNNNNNNNNNNNNNNNNNNNNNNNNNNNNNNNNNNNNNNNNNNNNNNNNNNNNNNNNNNNNNNNNNNNNNNNNNNNNNNNNNNNNNNNNNNNNNNNNNNNNNNNNNNNNNNNNNNNNNNNNNNNNNNNNNtatacaaaactgtttgattgaatattcttctttctctctttttcttttctttttctgttgtcttcttttttctttctttctttctttctgcttattaaaaaactgacaaaagctgatgatgtcattctatcaacgtatggacgctgattactcacgttcatagtttacgtttggtttctgaaattttgaattttcaatcaatttttggtttgaacttgagaaagacagacgttctgtcgaaatattgttcaaagaataaaacatctaaaattgcactcttcgtcttgactattattattattattattattattattattaaggtggcgagtttGGCAGAATTGTgaacatgtcaggcaaaatgctttgcggcatttcgtctgcccttatgttctgagctccaccgaggtcaattttgcctttcatcctttcgtggttgataagctaagtaccagtgagacactgggatccatgtaatggactagtcccctccccaaaattttaggccttgtacctatagcagaaaggattactgTTACTGCCAAAGGCAATGAAAATTACTTAGTAAATTCGTTATGGTCTTAAGTTCTTATTTGCATGTGAGTGTATTAATATAGTGTTATACATTTcggccctaaggctgtggccatactggaacactgcCAGTGTGATCACTTTTTCAATGGCCAGTATTAGATGATCGGCTTTTGGTGAAGAAGGGAGTTCGACACTGCTGCCCAGTTTCCTGCTATGATATAGGGTCATCTGGGACCTTGGACAGtaggaggtcaagttgtttctacTCCATGAAGATCtgtcagatgttttggcaaggcatTAAATAGCTATGGGCCCTTGAATCCTAAGCTATTGCAATACATGATCCTCACTCTAATAGACAGGATAGCTAGGATGtgaatgagtttgtgtatgtatataaatttatatgggtaatgtgtgtgtggtggggtgtaatAGAAACGTTGATTGAGTATATTCCATACAGTGTTCTCCAATAATGACGCTTCactatatttattttaccattacaGCTTCTCAACGGTGAAAAGAACCCATCCAACAGAATCTCTGTTATAAAGAACTACACCATCTCATCTCTGTGTGACGTTCAAAAGTTACCGTCATCTGAAGACAGAACAAAATCTGCTGCTATACCAAAATCTGTGATCACCAGCACAGGCAATGTGAACTATAGAGCTGTCAGTAACTCACTGAACACCTCCTTATCTCCTTCATCTACCCTTCCAGAGGATAAGGGTCGTGCTTTTGCCACACTTCAGTCAAACCCTGTAACTCCTCTCAAAAACAATATTCCTGTATATGCTCCAGAAAGTGCACCACCCACTGCAATTCCTGGGCCAGCCCAAGCTGTTGTAGTAGTACCTGATACAATGTGTAATATACCTTCGGCTGCCACCATTAGTGCTGCTAATACTACAACTGCAGCCCCTCCTATTCCTGCAAATCAAGCAATCTTACTGTACCCTGGAAATTACCCACCCCAGCTGGCTATAAACATAGTGTTTCTTCAAGTGAACAAGAATTCCAAGGATTTTCCTGAGAGAACCCTTGCTGACAAACTGTGCCCAATTGCTCCAGCCCCTGCTCCAGGAGTCCCCAATAAGAACTTTTCCAACCATTTTTcagattgtaaacaaaaaaagcaTGTTTGTCCATATGCCAACTGTGGCAAGTCGTACAAGAAGAGTTCACATCTAAAGACCCACATCAGGAACCACACAGGTAAGTGGCTTTTACTTGCCAAaagtaattttcttcaaatttgatGGGGTCTTTGTCTTCTCATTACTACGCCTCCCTCAGCTTTGGTGTACTTTGTCTTGTTTCATGTTACTTGATGACCTCACCAATGccggtgctacataaaaagctcTCAATATACTCTGTAatgggcatctagtcatagatcCTGCCAAAGCAGATATAAGAGCTTGGTGTAGTCCTCTGTTTAACtggctccagtcaaaccatccaaactttgccagcatagaaaacggatgcgaaatggtgatgatgatatttctgttttaaaactatTCCTTCTATTGTTCTTAAGGCTAGTATTCAATTGTTACAAAAGTATAACAGTacctaaaaaataaaaaggggaaACACTAGTGTGATGCAGTAGAAGTTTAGCAAAT
Coding sequences within:
- the LOC106880174 gene encoding Krueppel-like factor 10 is translated as MNSNAACDPLSPPATPTSPECNDTERDAAEMLLSLTSRDNRLMYHHNPPCTPPDVSSSVINPINGTNDIVYARNSSRLEQLLNGEKNPSNRISVIKNYTISSLCDVQKLPSSEDRTKSAAIPKSVITSTGNVNYRAVSNSLNTSLSPSSTLPEDKGRAFATLQSNPVTPLKNNIPVYAPESAPPTAIPGPAQAVVVVPDTMCNIPSAATISAANTTTAAPPIPANQAILLYPGNYPPQLAINIVFLQVNKNSKDFPERTLADKLCPIAPAPAPGVPNKNFSNHFSDCKQKKHVCPYANCGKSYKKSSHLKTHIRNHTGEKPFKCDWVNCKQQFARSDELTRHKRAHTGEKNFKCHICGRCFVRSDHRTKHVKTHNKQKSQSSNISSNSFNTPHIS